The following coding sequences lie in one Spinacia oleracea cultivar Varoflay chromosome 1, BTI_SOV_V1, whole genome shotgun sequence genomic window:
- the LOC110800010 gene encoding malonyl-CoA:anthocyanidin 5-O-glucoside-6''-O-malonyltransferase: MAPPSSSSTTGSGNGSSFAVNIMASFYISPQQPSTTNSHSIPLTFFDIPWLQYPPLQPLFFFQLPSTPQSSSSSSSSSSSSFDHNLYLEFSSTILPRLKHSLASALQYYFPFSGKLTTTTHTIPNNLVFSTDSSDSVELTVSLCDADFNGLCSFLPRSTHLFQQLVPSLPNIESSNLTTFPAPLLAIQITFFPTSSPGFSIGFASHPVLSDQRTFSNFLYSWASFSKFDNLNISLAPSFPVSDRSVILDPDRLEPLLLEQWLGLESKPTMSTKMKLRPPPAYVRGSLRSTFVMGPSDIANATQWLQTQCEKLNRSYPVLLSPYVVTCAFIWTCFLRARVQNSAVTKAKAKGTMYFGFIAGGITRLPYRVPAKYLGNCVGFGRAAAQREELLKEGEGMLAAADAIGLTIKKLDKDVLGGAEKWIYEWQTLMESEDHIHVVGSPKVNLYETDFWWGKPKKIEEISTDVTRAISLTQSRDMKRGIEIGLTLPNSIMDDFSSIFTQGLLVFQN, encoded by the coding sequence ATGgctcctccttcttcttcttcaactaCGGGTTCTGGTAATGGTTCTAGTTTTGCAGTCAATATAATGGCGTCGTTCTACATTTCCCCACAACAACCTTCCACCACAAATTCACATTCTATCCCTCTCACTTTCTTTGACATTCCTTGGCTTCAATATCCTCCGCTCCAACCTCTCTTCTTCTTTCAACTTCCATCTACACCccaatcttcttcttcttcttcttcttcttcttcttcttctttcgaCCACAACTTGTACTTGGAGTTTAGCTCCACCATCCTCCCTAGGCTCAAACACTCCCTCGCTTCTGCCTTGCAATATTACTTTCCCTTTTCTGGAAAACTCACCACTACTACCCATACTATCCCGAATAACCTAGTTTTCTCGACAGACTCATCAGATTCTGTTGAGTTGACTGTTTCTCTGTGTGATGCTGATTTTAATGGTCTATGCAGCTTTCTACCCAGGTCTACTCATCTCTTCCAACAATTGGTTCCCTCCTTGCCAAATATTGAATCCTCCAACCTCACTACATTCCCTGCACCTTTATTAGCTATTCAGATCACATTCTTTCCCACCTCTTCTCCTGGTTTCTCTATTGGCTTTGCTTCTCATCCTGTGCTTTCTGATCAGAGGACCTTCAGTAACTTCCTTTACTCTTGGGCCTCTTTCTCCAAGTTTGATAATCTAAACATTTCACTTGCCCCTTCCTTCCCTGTCTCTGACAGGTCTGTCATTCTCGACCCTGATAGACTTGAGCCCCTTCTGTTGGAGCAGTGGTTGGGATTGGAGTCCAAACCAACCATGTCAACAAAGATGAAGCTACGTCCTCCTCCTGCTTATGTCCGTGGCTCGCTCCGGTCCACATTCGTCATGGGCCCATCTGATATTGCTAATGCTACACAATGGTTACAAACCCAGTGTGAGAAGCTCAACAGATCATATCCTGTTCTCTTGTCACCCTACGTCGTCACTTGTGCCTTTATATGGACCTGTTTTCTGAGAGCCCGAGTCCAGAACAGTGCTGTTACTAAAGCCAAAGCAAAAGGCACCATGTACTTTGGATTTATTGCTGGTGGTATTACCCGTTTACCCTATCGGGTACCTGCTAAGTATCTTGGCAACTGTGTCGGGTTTGGACGGGCAGCAGCGCAGAGGGAGGAGCTACTGAAGGAAGGTGAGGGGATGTTGGCAGCTGCTGATGCAATTGGGCTAACCATTAAAAAGTTGGATAAAGATGTTTTAGGAGGAGCTGAGAAATGGATATATGAATGGCAGACATTAATGGAATCCGAAGATCATATTCATGTGGTTGGGTCGCCCAAGGTGAACCTTTATGAGACGGATTTTTGGTGGGGGAAACCGAAGAAGATAGAGGAAATTTCAACTGATGTTACCAGAGCCATCTCTCTTACACAGAGCAGGGacatgaaaaggggaattgaaatTGGCCTCACTTTACCAAACTCCATTATGGATGACTTCTCCTCTATCTTCACTCAAGGCCTCcttgtttttcaaaattag